From a region of the Candidatus Eremiobacteraceae bacterium genome:
- a CDS encoding DNRLRE domain-containing protein, with amino-acid sequence MDRNVAFAAAVFAFALGVVAARPAAATVTAATITATTPSFSGKCPTAEAFKGTIAGTPGTTLQYSFNRYINGAQQVQNVGAATIPWGGSIAVSDSFSITTSSTGANFDQLWVHNIAGGQADVYSNKATFAVACGAANPYGVLHQANSLVRPLITLHTKWWGWRKYEYKWVGMSTYQPEVGTGPCADLCTGWVHIKNGDSFYLYHWNFYLRSALLFDQAAISGAHVGKATLTIKPTTGEMACFGGIGRATVSWIGGSNDFTAPYPVDADFSAPVVQQTASTFTFDVTPIVQGWASGATTNNGFVLRGRSEDNGSNGNDSCTVDFATDGVLTITQM; translated from the coding sequence ATGGATCGGAACGTCGCCTTTGCCGCAGCCGTCTTCGCCTTTGCGCTTGGGGTCGTAGCCGCACGGCCGGCGGCGGCAACCGTGACCGCGGCGACCATAACCGCGACCACCCCGTCATTTTCCGGCAAGTGTCCGACCGCCGAAGCGTTCAAAGGCACGATCGCCGGCACGCCGGGCACGACACTCCAGTACAGTTTCAACCGCTACATCAATGGAGCGCAACAAGTCCAAAACGTCGGGGCGGCGACGATTCCATGGGGCGGCAGTATCGCGGTCAGCGACTCATTCAGCATCACAACCAGCAGTACCGGGGCGAACTTCGACCAGCTCTGGGTGCACAACATCGCGGGCGGCCAAGCGGACGTGTATTCGAACAAGGCCACCTTCGCCGTTGCCTGCGGTGCGGCGAACCCATACGGCGTGCTGCATCAGGCGAACTCGCTCGTCCGCCCGTTGATCACGCTGCACACCAAGTGGTGGGGTTGGCGCAAGTACGAGTACAAGTGGGTCGGCATGTCCACATATCAGCCGGAGGTCGGCACCGGGCCGTGCGCCGACCTGTGCACGGGCTGGGTGCACATCAAAAACGGCGACTCGTTCTACCTTTATCACTGGAACTTCTATCTGCGGTCGGCCTTGCTTTTCGACCAAGCCGCCATCTCCGGCGCGCACGTGGGCAAAGCCACCCTGACCATCAAGCCGACCACCGGCGAGATGGCGTGCTTCGGCGGCATCGGCCGCGCCACGGTCAGCTGGATCGGTGGCAGCAACGACTTCACCGCCCCGTATCCGGTCGACGCCGATTTCTCGGCGCCGGTGGTCCAGCAAACCGCGTCCACCTTCACATTCGATGTGACCCCGATCGTGCAAGGGTGGGCCAGCGGCGCTACGACCAACAACGGCTTCGTCTTGCGTGGCAGGAGCGAGGACAATGGCTCGAACGGCAACGACAGCTGCACAGTCGATTTCGCCACTGACGGGGTGCTCACGATCACGCAGATGTAA